The Pseudodesulfovibrio sp. zrk46 genome contains a region encoding:
- a CDS encoding rhodanese-like domain-containing protein, producing MHKRLLTVVMMLVFAMTAMAGVSLASEAKQFKKFHSIVDYKFVAKYAKMPKPKGVMIVDSRPFKPKYIAGYIPTAVSIPTSQFDKMTDKLPANKDDLVIFYCGGFKCPLSHKAAFKAEAMGYTNVKVYAAGFPDFKKKAAYYSIGIETLKDMMGNGDKFVAIDARPYKKYLAGSVPGALGIPEKEFADKRDMLPIGKMDTTLVYFCGGYKCALSHKSAVKARYLGYKKVVVAEAGYPAWKEMYGGSAAMEVKAGEAEGAVDTEWFLATLKDNPSSITLIDVRDAEEYAAGHFPSAINMTADQIEKNIDTIPTDKPIVFSCASGARAGEAYYIFMDMKPNVKNVFYLEATNDFGEDNSYEVHPNK from the coding sequence ATGCACAAAAGATTACTTACCGTTGTCATGATGCTGGTCTTCGCCATGACCGCCATGGCCGGTGTCTCTTTGGCCAGTGAAGCAAAGCAGTTCAAGAAGTTCCATTCTATCGTGGACTACAAGTTCGTGGCCAAGTACGCCAAGATGCCCAAGCCCAAGGGCGTGATGATCGTCGATTCTCGTCCGTTCAAACCCAAGTACATCGCCGGTTACATTCCGACTGCCGTGTCCATCCCGACCAGCCAGTTCGACAAGATGACCGACAAGCTCCCCGCCAACAAGGATGACCTGGTCATCTTCTACTGCGGTGGCTTCAAGTGCCCCCTGTCTCACAAGGCCGCTTTCAAGGCTGAGGCAATGGGCTACACCAACGTCAAGGTCTACGCTGCCGGTTTCCCGGACTTCAAGAAGAAGGCCGCTTACTACTCCATCGGCATTGAGACCCTCAAGGACATGATGGGCAATGGCGACAAGTTCGTTGCCATCGACGCACGTCCCTACAAGAAGTACCTTGCCGGTTCCGTTCCGGGCGCCCTCGGCATCCCCGAAAAGGAATTCGCCGACAAGCGCGACATGCTGCCCATCGGCAAGATGGACACCACCCTCGTGTACTTCTGCGGCGGCTACAAGTGTGCCCTGTCTCACAAGTCTGCGGTCAAGGCCCGCTACCTCGGCTACAAGAAGGTCGTGGTTGCTGAAGCCGGTTACCCCGCATGGAAGGAAATGTACGGCGGCAGCGCAGCCATGGAAGTCAAGGCTGGCGAAGCTGAAGGCGCCGTGGACACCGAATGGTTCCTGGCCACCCTGAAGGACAATCCTTCCTCCATCACCCTGATCGACGTGCGTGACGCCGAAGAATACGCAGCCGGTCACTTCCCGTCTGCCATCAACATGACCGCCGACCAGATCGAGAAGAACATCGACACCATCCCCACGGATAAGCCGATCGTCTTCTCCTGCGCCTCCGGCGCCCGTGCTGGCGAAGCCTACTACATCTTCATGGACATGAAGCCCAACGTGAAGAACGTCTTCTACCTCGAAGCCACCAATGACTTCGGCGAAGACAACAGCTACGAAGTCCATCCCAACAAGTAG
- a CDS encoding rhodanese-like domain-containing protein translates to MPRHVSSFACLLFALCFFLTPTAHADDAEIWWGSAVKDAEEDGYKLIDTKELAALLKADSDVLILDVRADYEHEAGRLPGASNLEFDLGDRIDLPEDKRKAFIELVGPDKKRQLVIYCRSFRULRSGIASRWAARLGYTEVYRYPAGFHGWKAHHPELVEGSEEKKHVLTVGENFPDCRVAVLNGDEDRQYLGLPDNAKWLALSDLNARFVLIQLYNTMCHDCVNETKMLTRFFEDVENDPVLSGRLKIIGLGIYDSNRSVMRFKKHYDVLYPLFSDKHGQIFECLGQAELPLAYLLRAKGDGTWIIELIKRGYFEPDETFLQTLKLAVQQADEID, encoded by the coding sequence ATGCCGAGACACGTATCCTCCTTTGCATGCCTGCTCTTCGCCCTGTGCTTTTTTCTCACCCCGACCGCCCACGCAGACGACGCGGAGATCTGGTGGGGCTCGGCCGTCAAGGACGCCGAAGAGGACGGGTACAAGCTCATTGACACAAAGGAACTGGCCGCCCTGCTCAAAGCCGACTCCGACGTCCTCATCCTTGATGTGCGCGCCGACTACGAGCATGAAGCCGGACGGCTGCCCGGGGCTTCCAATCTGGAATTCGACCTCGGCGACCGCATTGATCTGCCTGAAGACAAGCGCAAGGCGTTCATCGAACTGGTTGGTCCCGACAAGAAGCGGCAGCTGGTCATCTACTGCCGCAGCTTCCGTTGACTGCGCTCCGGAATTGCATCGCGCTGGGCAGCGCGACTCGGCTACACCGAAGTATATCGGTACCCCGCAGGCTTCCACGGCTGGAAGGCTCACCATCCTGAATTGGTGGAGGGCTCGGAAGAGAAGAAGCATGTGCTGACTGTGGGCGAGAACTTCCCGGATTGTCGCGTGGCCGTGCTCAACGGCGACGAGGATCGTCAGTATCTCGGCCTGCCGGACAACGCGAAGTGGCTGGCTCTGTCTGATCTCAACGCCCGCTTCGTGCTCATCCAGTTGTACAACACCATGTGCCACGACTGTGTGAACGAGACCAAGATGCTCACCCGCTTCTTTGAGGACGTGGAAAACGACCCGGTGCTGTCAGGCCGACTCAAGATCATCGGACTCGGCATATACGACTCCAACCGGAGCGTCATGCGGTTCAAAAAGCATTACGACGTGCTCTACCCGCTCTTTTCGGACAAGCACGGACAGATCTTTGAATGTCTGGGTCAGGCGGAACTGCCACTGGCCTATCTCCTCCGGGCCAAAGGCGACGGCACCTGGATCATTGAACTGATCAAGCGGGGCTATTTCGAGCCGGACGAAACATTTCTGCAGACGCTCAAGCTGGCCGTACAGCAGGCAGACGAAATTGATTAG
- a CDS encoding ABC transporter substrate binding protein produces the protein MRKILAALILIFCLATVTSAVEDKRVLFISSYHPGFPTFFDQVLGLKNVLDEHDVLLDVEFMDTKRFFTQQNYANFTRLLKLKLENSPPYDALVVADDNALNYAILHRNDMFSGLPVVFLGINNEQTGKVAAQDFGWTGVLEAVSMEQTVGLMRHLLPDMRNVVVITDATTTGQSDLKYFKSRMTLRGDNKYEIIDLSKISWKELPALLRAIPRSDSILLLAPYRDKDGITKTFPEGLAVIRDNAVSPIFHLWKHGMGDGILGGKIVSFKEHGRLAGGLVLKILEGVAPASLPIIPGKDANVVTLDWDELVRFQIPEERLPKNSVLLNYTPSFVEKNRTVVLQLGGLILFLILVISYLLKLNRSRVLAEASAQDNWDQYRAYMESSPVGIIAFDNKGAILDTNKAMNEMSAYSPMQLENMSVLDLLSDKDRRIAQNGLDILIRESSRKESYEIVRGDGRSALVRFSGNRLENGTMLAFCQDITDETKTHSDQNRIENLFRGLLEQSCSLSFVTSKDGSMLFVNTKACDTLGYSRAEFMVLKLWNLDPTTKSEEARDERWTRDTVETETFLHRKDGSLLPVLMRTSMVSIGPDEDALLIAAQDLTEQYEELQCEKRLQDSTYAYADIISTLAEPRPSTQDAARKVHYWAKKLTNSEFSYLGAIESLERGMQFLELSDFGEKCSIDVSEFVFKKQDGKFPALWGESLNTGKPVLTNEANAHPAARGLPEGHVHIARFLSVPCMYEGEILGQIGLANADHDYTADDQLIVENLASLYALAIYQDRMEKDLEQARQERLKKA, from the coding sequence ATGCGTAAGATACTTGCAGCACTGATACTTATTTTCTGTCTCGCAACGGTCACATCCGCTGTTGAAGACAAACGCGTGCTGTTCATAAGTTCATATCATCCAGGATTCCCTACATTTTTTGACCAAGTATTAGGCCTCAAAAATGTCCTGGACGAACACGACGTACTCCTCGACGTGGAATTCATGGACACCAAACGGTTCTTCACCCAGCAGAACTACGCCAACTTTACCCGGCTGCTCAAACTCAAGCTGGAAAACTCCCCGCCGTATGATGCGCTGGTGGTGGCTGACGACAATGCCCTGAACTACGCCATTCTGCATCGAAACGACATGTTCAGCGGTCTGCCTGTGGTCTTTCTGGGGATCAACAATGAACAGACCGGAAAGGTGGCTGCGCAGGATTTCGGCTGGACCGGGGTGCTCGAAGCGGTCTCCATGGAGCAGACAGTGGGCCTGATGCGCCACCTGCTGCCGGACATGCGGAACGTGGTGGTCATCACCGACGCCACCACAACGGGCCAGAGCGACCTGAAATATTTCAAGTCACGCATGACCCTTCGCGGAGACAACAAGTATGAAATCATCGACCTCTCAAAAATCAGTTGGAAGGAATTACCAGCCCTACTTCGCGCCATTCCCCGCTCCGACAGCATCCTCCTGCTGGCTCCATATCGGGACAAGGACGGGATAACCAAAACGTTCCCCGAAGGACTGGCTGTCATCAGGGACAACGCCGTCAGTCCCATCTTCCATCTCTGGAAACACGGCATGGGTGACGGAATTCTGGGCGGCAAGATCGTCTCATTCAAGGAACACGGCAGACTTGCCGGAGGCCTTGTCCTCAAGATTCTCGAAGGCGTGGCCCCGGCGTCACTCCCCATCATTCCCGGCAAGGACGCCAACGTCGTCACCCTGGACTGGGATGAACTGGTCCGGTTCCAGATCCCCGAAGAGCGGCTGCCCAAAAACAGCGTCCTGCTGAACTACACGCCGTCATTCGTCGAGAAAAACAGGACCGTCGTTCTGCAACTGGGCGGATTGATCCTGTTCCTCATCCTGGTCATCTCCTACCTGCTCAAGCTCAATCGCAGTCGAGTCCTGGCTGAAGCCAGCGCCCAAGATAACTGGGATCAATATCGCGCCTATATGGAGAGTTCTCCCGTGGGTATCATCGCCTTTGACAACAAAGGGGCCATACTGGACACCAACAAAGCCATGAACGAGATGTCCGCCTATTCGCCCATGCAGTTGGAGAACATGTCTGTTCTGGATCTCTTGTCCGACAAAGACCGCCGCATTGCGCAGAACGGACTGGATATCCTGATACGTGAGTCCAGCCGTAAAGAGAGCTATGAGATCGTGCGCGGGGACGGCAGGTCTGCCCTTGTCCGGTTCAGCGGCAACCGTCTGGAAAACGGCACCATGCTCGCCTTCTGTCAGGACATCACTGATGAAACCAAAACCCACTCCGATCAGAACAGGATCGAGAATCTTTTCCGTGGACTTCTTGAGCAATCGTGTAGCCTCTCATTTGTGACGAGCAAAGACGGCAGCATGCTCTTCGTCAACACGAAAGCCTGCGACACGCTGGGATACAGCCGCGCCGAGTTCATGGTACTCAAGCTGTGGAATCTCGACCCCACAACCAAGAGTGAAGAAGCCCGCGACGAGCGATGGACACGAGACACCGTGGAAACCGAGACGTTTCTTCACCGCAAGGACGGCAGCCTATTGCCGGTACTCATGCGGACCAGCATGGTCTCCATTGGGCCGGACGAGGACGCCTTGCTCATCGCGGCACAGGATCTCACCGAACAATATGAAGAACTGCAATGCGAAAAGCGCTTGCAGGACTCCACCTATGCCTATGCGGACATTATCTCGACACTGGCCGAGCCGCGTCCATCCACTCAGGACGCCGCCAGAAAGGTCCACTACTGGGCCAAGAAGCTGACGAACAGTGAATTCAGCTATCTGGGAGCCATTGAATCACTGGAACGGGGCATGCAGTTTCTGGAGCTCTCCGACTTTGGAGAGAAGTGCTCCATTGATGTTTCCGAGTTCGTGTTCAAAAAGCAGGACGGCAAGTTCCCGGCGCTGTGGGGGGAAAGTCTCAATACGGGCAAGCCGGTTTTGACCAACGAGGCGAACGCCCATCCGGCGGCCAGAGGATTGCCCGAAGGGCACGTCCACATCGCGCGGTTCCTTTCCGTGCCATGCATGTATGAAGGGGAAATTCTCGGCCAGATCGGTCTGGCCAATGCCGACCATGATTACACCGCGGATGACCAGCTAATCGTCGAAAACCTTGCCAGTCTCTATGCTCTCGCCATCTATCAGGATCGTATGGAGAAGGACCTGGAGCAGGCCAGACAGGAACGTCTGAAGAAGGCTTAG
- a CDS encoding 5-formyltetrahydrofolate cyclo-ligase yields MHIQPAWTLDCRAAPWYILAMVEIDKKELRSRLIAKRAGLPEHDILENSSHVVELIRSLYEWKNAREVLIYWPIKGEVDVRPLVTELWQRDVTVLMPRCRPDARGEMDIACAACEDELTPGPFSIMEPDAETCPPVDICCPDLAIIPGVGFDRRGYRLGFGGGYYDRLLATDGMKKTIKIGVGYTFQLVEELPTQPWDMPVDIICTQEELWRP; encoded by the coding sequence ATGCACATTCAACCCGCCTGGACGCTGGATTGTCGTGCAGCCCCGTGGTATATTCTGGCCATGGTGGAAATCGACAAGAAAGAACTCCGTTCGCGGCTCATCGCAAAACGGGCCGGCCTGCCGGAGCACGACATACTGGAAAACAGTTCTCACGTAGTGGAGTTGATCCGCTCTCTGTACGAGTGGAAAAACGCCCGGGAAGTGCTGATATACTGGCCTATCAAGGGTGAAGTGGACGTGCGCCCGCTCGTTACGGAACTGTGGCAGCGCGACGTCACCGTGCTCATGCCCCGGTGCCGCCCGGATGCCCGCGGCGAAATGGACATCGCCTGCGCCGCCTGCGAGGACGAGCTGACGCCCGGGCCCTTCTCCATCATGGAGCCGGACGCCGAGACCTGTCCGCCCGTGGACATCTGCTGTCCCGACCTCGCCATCATCCCTGGCGTGGGATTTGATCGGCGCGGTTATCGCCTCGGCTTTGGCGGCGGCTACTACGACCGCCTGCTGGCCACCGACGGCATGAAGAAGACCATCAAGATCGGCGTAGGCTACACCTTCCAGCTGGTCGAAGAACTCCCCACTCAGCCATGGGACATGCCCGTGGACATCATCTGCACTCAAGAGGAACTATGGCGGCCATAG
- a CDS encoding molecular chaperone TorD family protein has translation MSDLKFIDTDERVFILNNIELLATIFHGPDAGTWVALIDAGVPELMARASGEADDLTRSLKNLQATLPASSDSVAMDDLETEYVRLFVAGQGGVVAPLYQSCHQDTAARTMGDTALAMQERLNECGLELSLDSNEPPDHVALELEYLYHLLVTAWTEDRSELEQTAIDFARIEMLPWMLRFQEALSKGEPNAVYVAATSHALAVLKKLAA, from the coding sequence ATGTCCGACTTGAAATTCATAGATACCGACGAGCGTGTGTTCATTCTCAACAATATAGAATTGCTCGCCACCATCTTTCATGGTCCCGATGCCGGGACCTGGGTCGCCCTTATTGATGCCGGGGTGCCCGAACTCATGGCTCGTGCCTCCGGCGAGGCGGACGACCTTACCCGCTCTCTCAAGAACCTTCAAGCCACATTACCCGCTTCGTCCGACTCGGTGGCCATGGACGATCTCGAAACCGAGTACGTCCGCCTCTTTGTTGCCGGACAGGGCGGCGTTGTCGCGCCCCTGTATCAATCCTGCCATCAGGACACGGCGGCCCGCACCATGGGCGACACCGCGCTGGCCATGCAGGAACGGCTCAACGAGTGCGGCCTTGAACTTTCCCTCGATTCCAACGAGCCACCGGACCACGTAGCGCTCGAACTGGAATACCTCTACCACCTGCTCGTCACCGCCTGGACCGAAGATCGATCCGAGCTGGAACAGACGGCCATTGATTTCGCCCGTATTGAAATGCTCCCGTGGATGCTCCGATTCCAGGAGGCGCTTTCCAAGGGCGAGCCCAATGCCGTGTATGTCGCAGCGACCAGCCATGCGCTGGCAGTGCTCAAGAAGCTGGCAGCCTAA
- the era gene encoding GTPase Era: MHKFGTVALIGPPNAGKSTLMNQYLGQKVAIVSPRPQTTRNRISGILTTDDSQVVFLDTPGIHQLRGKMNRFLLESAWNALASSDAVVVMLDGALYAAKPHLLEKEIKPLVKPVAEAGRPVLVAVNKIDRIKDKPAMLPLMSRLNELWPEAEFIPVSALRGKETKHLLSRIMDFLPEGPPMFPEDQISTAPVRFMAAEIIREKLFYSLRQELPYTTAVEIESWDEKTRPGMAIVNAVIYTAQKNHKGMIIGKQGSNLKKIGTDARKEIAELLGCKVHLELWVKVRSGWTEDPGFLRAMGLGE; this comes from the coding sequence ATGCACAAATTCGGAACCGTGGCCCTGATCGGGCCTCCCAATGCGGGTAAAAGTACACTCATGAACCAGTATCTGGGGCAGAAGGTGGCCATCGTGTCACCCCGGCCGCAGACCACCCGCAACCGCATCAGTGGTATTTTGACCACCGACGATTCTCAGGTGGTGTTTCTCGACACGCCCGGTATTCACCAGTTGCGCGGCAAGATGAACCGTTTTCTGCTGGAGTCGGCATGGAACGCCCTTGCCAGTTCCGATGCCGTTGTCGTGATGCTGGACGGTGCGCTGTACGCAGCCAAGCCGCATCTCCTCGAAAAGGAGATCAAGCCGCTGGTCAAGCCCGTGGCCGAGGCCGGTCGTCCGGTGCTTGTGGCGGTCAATAAGATCGACCGCATCAAGGACAAGCCGGCCATGCTGCCGCTCATGTCCCGTCTCAACGAGCTGTGGCCCGAAGCCGAGTTCATCCCCGTTTCCGCCCTGCGTGGCAAGGAGACCAAGCATCTCCTGTCCCGCATCATGGATTTCCTGCCCGAAGGGCCGCCCATGTTCCCGGAGGATCAGATTTCTACCGCGCCGGTCCGCTTCATGGCCGCCGAGATCATCCGCGAGAAGTTGTTCTATTCCCTGCGTCAGGAGCTTCCCTACACCACGGCCGTCGAGATCGAGTCCTGGGACGAGAAGACCCGCCCCGGCATGGCCATCGTCAACGCCGTCATCTACACCGCCCAGAAGAACCACAAGGGTATGATCATCGGTAAGCAGGGCTCCAATCTCAAGAAGATCGGTACTGATGCCCGTAAAGAGATTGCCGAGCTGCTCGGTTGCAAGGTGCATCTCGAGCTCTGGGTTAAGGTGCGCTCCGGCTGGACCGAAGATCCCGGTTTCCTGCGAGCCATGGGACTTGGCGAGTAA
- a CDS encoding DnaJ family domain-containing protein — protein sequence MQLFSQIVSEERIKRAQKEGKFDNLEGKGKPLPPDEAANLPAELRMAYRMLKNSGYVPAEIAEEREIIRTIDLLEHMEDEGERYRQMQKLDVMIMKMNEKRGRPLNLEATDDYYRRIVEKVQLAEKRFGKGNDSTASDD from the coding sequence ATGCAACTCTTTTCGCAAATAGTCTCCGAAGAACGCATCAAGCGCGCCCAGAAAGAGGGCAAGTTCGACAATCTGGAAGGCAAGGGCAAACCCCTGCCGCCGGATGAGGCTGCCAACCTGCCGGCCGAACTGCGCATGGCCTACCGCATGCTCAAGAATTCGGGATACGTGCCAGCCGAGATTGCGGAAGAGCGCGAGATCATCCGCACCATCGACCTGTTGGAACATATGGAAGACGAGGGCGAACGGTACCGCCAGATGCAGAAGCTGGACGTCATGATCATGAAGATGAACGAGAAGCGCGGACGGCCCCTGAATCTGGAGGCCACGGACGACTATTACCGTCGCATCGTGGAAAAGGTGCAACTGGCGGAAAAGCGGTTCGGCAAAGGGAACGATTCGACGGCGTCTGACGACTAA
- a CDS encoding sigma-54 dependent transcriptional regulator, with protein MPTNILVLDDEKNYLLILESILEDEGYNVTTLSDPEMGLAYLEESEVDLILTDMKMPKLTGQDVLEHCKKNYPHIPVLIMTAFGSIEAAVEAMRIGAFDYITKPFANEELLLSISKAEQFANTQQENIRLKREIRDRYSKGSIIARGKGMQQVLDMVDRAAPSKSTVLILGESGTGKELISRAIHNSSPRRDEPFIAVNCMALNPGVLESELFGHEKGSFTGATSMRKGKFEQANKGTLFLDEIGELTPELQVKLLRVLQEHQVERVGGTETFDVDIRIVAATNKNLQEAVSKGEFREDLFYRLNVVSIFMPPLRERREDVPLLAAHFLEKYTKENQVEISGFSGAAMDYLTAYEWPGNVRQLENVVERCTVLSRGETIEADDLPPEIKDEEAQFKSAVDLLPSKLNLAETMDKIEGALVKRALVRAEFVQVKAAEMLGLSKSNLQYKLKKYELAGKAK; from the coding sequence ATGCCCACAAATATTCTCGTCCTCGACGACGAAAAAAACTACCTGCTCATCCTCGAATCCATTCTGGAAGATGAGGGCTATAACGTCACGACTCTGTCTGATCCAGAGATGGGTCTGGCCTACCTTGAGGAATCCGAGGTGGATCTGATCCTGACCGACATGAAGATGCCCAAGCTCACCGGGCAGGACGTGCTGGAGCACTGCAAAAAGAATTACCCGCATATTCCGGTGCTGATCATGACCGCCTTCGGCTCCATCGAGGCCGCGGTCGAGGCCATGCGCATCGGCGCGTTTGACTACATCACCAAGCCGTTTGCCAACGAGGAGCTGCTCCTCTCCATCTCCAAGGCAGAGCAGTTCGCCAATACCCAGCAGGAGAACATTCGTCTCAAGCGCGAAATCCGCGACCGCTACTCCAAGGGCTCCATCATTGCCCGCGGCAAGGGTATGCAGCAGGTCCTGGACATGGTGGACCGCGCCGCGCCTTCCAAGTCCACAGTCCTGATCCTCGGTGAATCCGGTACGGGTAAGGAGCTTATCTCCCGTGCCATCCACAATTCCTCGCCCCGTCGCGACGAGCCGTTCATCGCGGTCAACTGCATGGCGCTGAACCCCGGTGTGTTGGAATCCGAACTGTTCGGTCACGAGAAAGGCTCTTTCACCGGCGCGACCTCCATGCGCAAGGGTAAGTTTGAGCAGGCCAACAAGGGTACCCTGTTCCTCGACGAGATCGGCGAGCTGACCCCCGAGCTTCAGGTGAAGTTGTTGCGCGTGCTGCAGGAGCATCAGGTGGAGCGCGTGGGCGGTACCGAGACCTTTGATGTGGATATCCGCATTGTGGCCGCCACCAACAAGAATTTGCAGGAAGCCGTGAGCAAGGGCGAGTTCCGCGAGGACCTCTTCTACCGCCTCAACGTGGTTTCCATCTTCATGCCGCCCCTGCGCGAGCGTCGTGAGGACGTGCCGCTGCTGGCCGCCCACTTCCTGGAGAAGTACACCAAGGAAAATCAGGTGGAGATCTCCGGTTTTTCCGGCGCAGCCATGGATTATCTCACCGCCTACGAGTGGCCGGGCAACGTCCGTCAGCTCGAAAACGTGGTGGAGCGTTGTACGGTTCTGTCACGCGGCGAGACCATCGAGGCCGACGATCTGCCGCCCGAGATCAAGGACGAAGAGGCCCAGTTCAAGTCCGCCGTGGACCTGCTGCCCTCCAAGCTCAACCTTGCCGAGACCATGGACAAGATCGAAGGCGCCCTTGTGAAGCGTGCGCTGGTCCGTGCCGAGTTCGTGCAGGTCAAGGCAGCCGAAATGCTCGGCCTGTCCAAGTCCAATCTCCAGTACAAGCTCAAGAAGTACGAGCTTGCAGGTAAGGCAAAATAG
- a CDS encoding ATP-grasp domain-containing protein: MFLLDAPYVSDFLKKSVKELEQAVLDTPEARRLAGDAGLEFIDQIEFSARLGMGQRVLANSENALEHALRCGCNEDLARQIDICKDKALYRETVAPLHPGYRFFRASFDELDELEIDDMPTPFVIKPARGFFSLGVHVVDTPEDWPAVVETIKAEREALNADYPEEVVNAGEFILEQCIEGEEYAIDVYYDEEGSPVVTNILHHHFVSEDDLSDRLYYTSTKIIEDWLVPFTDYLRKMGRECQFRNFVTHVEVRVTQTGEIVPIEANPLRFAGWCVADITHHAWGINPYEHYFKELRPNWDAILEGREGDVYAMVIADVPSGMDRDAIKSFDYDGFTGMFNEVLELRRIDYTEYPVFAFCFSRTDEAGLATLKETLKDDFSRFVETE, translated from the coding sequence ATGTTCCTTCTCGATGCACCCTATGTTTCCGACTTCCTGAAGAAGTCCGTCAAAGAACTGGAACAGGCTGTCCTCGACACCCCGGAAGCCCGCCGTCTGGCTGGTGACGCCGGGCTTGAATTCATCGACCAGATCGAGTTCAGTGCACGTCTTGGCATGGGCCAGCGCGTGCTCGCCAACTCCGAGAACGCCCTTGAGCATGCCCTGCGCTGCGGTTGCAACGAAGACCTCGCCCGCCAGATCGACATCTGCAAGGACAAGGCGCTCTACCGCGAGACCGTGGCCCCGTTGCATCCCGGCTACCGCTTCTTTCGCGCTTCCTTTGACGAGCTGGACGAGCTTGAGATCGACGACATGCCCACTCCGTTCGTGATCAAGCCAGCCCGTGGCTTTTTCAGTCTCGGCGTGCATGTGGTGGATACTCCGGAAGACTGGCCCGCAGTCGTGGAGACCATCAAGGCCGAGCGCGAAGCCCTGAACGCCGACTATCCCGAAGAGGTGGTCAACGCAGGTGAGTTCATCCTCGAGCAGTGTATTGAGGGTGAGGAGTACGCCATCGACGTCTACTACGACGAAGAAGGCTCCCCAGTAGTCACCAACATTTTGCATCATCATTTCGTGTCCGAGGACGATCTTTCCGACCGCCTCTACTACACGTCCACCAAGATCATCGAAGACTGGCTCGTGCCCTTCACCGACTATCTCCGCAAGATGGGCCGCGAGTGTCAGTTCCGTAATTTCGTGACCCACGTCGAGGTACGCGTCACCCAGACCGGAGAGATCGTGCCCATCGAGGCCAACCCGCTTCGTTTCGCCGGTTGGTGCGTGGCTGACATTACCCATCACGCATGGGGTATCAATCCATACGAGCATTATTTCAAGGAGCTTCGTCCCAACTGGGATGCCATCCTCGAAGGTCGTGAGGGCGACGTCTACGCCATGGTCATCGCCGACGTGCCGTCGGGCATGGACAGGGATGCCATCAAGTCGTTCGATTACGATGGGTTCACCGGCATGTTCAACGAAGTGCTTGAGTTGCGTCGGATCGATTACACCGAGTACCCCGTGTTTGCCTTCTGTTTCTCCCGCACCGACGAGGCCGGTCTGGCTACGTTGAAGGAGACGCTGAAGGATGATTTCAGTCGGTTCGTTGAGACTGAGTAG
- a CDS encoding metal-sensitive transcriptional regulator, whose translation MNASANELEQERIKKNVMSRMKRIEGQVRGIQRMIDEGKECEDILVQVRAVRSALQSANKLILKRYMLKCHADTVNGENPEESLDKFIKVLTGFIEG comes from the coding sequence ATGAACGCAAGTGCCAACGAGTTGGAACAGGAACGGATCAAGAAAAATGTCATGTCGCGCATGAAGCGCATCGAAGGACAGGTCCGCGGCATCCAGCGCATGATCGATGAAGGCAAAGAGTGTGAAGACATTCTCGTCCAGGTCCGTGCGGTGCGCTCCGCCCTGCAATCCGCCAACAAGCTGATTCTGAAACGCTATATGCTCAAGTGTCACGCCGACACCGTCAACGGCGAGAACCCGGAAGAATCCCTCGACAAATTCATCAAGGTACTGACCGGATTCATCGAAGGCTAA